In a genomic window of Methylobacter sp. YRD-M1:
- the thiC gene encoding phosphomethylpyrimidine synthase ThiC, with translation MSAVLKDLTSATSSVKIDSYPASEKIYVQGSRPDIRVPMRKITLSDTPAQFGAEKNPPLYVYDTSGVYTDPAVEIDLRKGLSAIRSAWIAERNDTEELPGPSSEYGRLRLEDPATAELRFEHIRKPRRAKAGANVTQMHYARQGIITPEMEFIAIRENQKMEEMRELWKDQHPGESFGASIPAVITPEFVRSEVARGRAIIPANINHPELEPMIIGRNFLVKINGNLGNSAVTSSIEEEVEKMLWGIRWGGDTIMDLSTGKNIHETREWILRNSPVPIGTVPIYQALEKVNGKAEELTWEIFRDTLIEQAEQGVDYFTIHAGVRLHHVPLTAKRMTGIVSRGGSIMAKWCLAHHKESFLYTHFEEICEIMKAYDVSFSLGDGLRPGSIYDANDAAQFGELETLGELTKIAWKHDVQTMIEGPGHVPLHMIKVNMDKQLEECGEAPFYTLGPLTTDIAPGYDHITSAIGAATIGWYGCAMLCYVTQKEHLGLPNKQDVREGIVTYKIAAHAADLAKGHPGAQARDNAMSKARFEFRWEDQFNIGLDPEKAREFHDETLPKESAKIAHFCSMCGPHFCSMKISQDVRDYAAEKGLAEDEALEKGMDEKSKQFVEEGAAIYHKI, from the coding sequence ATGAGCGCTGTCCTTAAAGATCTTACATCTGCTACCAGCAGTGTCAAAATTGATTCCTACCCGGCATCGGAAAAAATCTATGTTCAAGGCAGTCGGCCTGACATACGCGTTCCGATGCGCAAAATCACTCTGTCCGATACGCCGGCTCAGTTTGGTGCGGAAAAAAATCCGCCATTGTATGTCTATGACACCTCGGGCGTTTATACCGATCCTGCGGTTGAAATCGATTTAAGAAAGGGCCTGAGCGCCATCCGTTCAGCCTGGATTGCCGAGCGTAACGATACCGAAGAACTGCCGGGCCCTAGCTCCGAATACGGCCGCCTGCGTCTGGAAGATCCGGCAACAGCCGAGCTGCGCTTTGAGCATATCCGCAAGCCGCGTCGCGCCAAGGCCGGAGCCAATGTCACGCAAATGCACTATGCCAGACAGGGCATTATTACGCCGGAAATGGAATTTATTGCGATCCGCGAAAACCAGAAAATGGAAGAAATGCGCGAGCTGTGGAAAGACCAGCACCCGGGCGAGTCTTTCGGCGCATCGATTCCAGCGGTCATTACTCCCGAGTTTGTGCGTTCCGAAGTCGCGCGCGGCCGCGCCATCATTCCGGCCAATATCAATCACCCGGAGCTGGAGCCGATGATTATCGGCCGCAATTTCCTCGTGAAAATCAACGGCAATCTCGGCAACTCGGCGGTTACGTCCAGTATCGAGGAAGAAGTCGAAAAAATGCTCTGGGGCATCCGCTGGGGCGGCGATACGATCATGGACTTGTCGACCGGCAAGAACATCCATGAAACGCGCGAATGGATTTTGCGCAATTCGCCTGTACCTATCGGCACTGTGCCGATTTATCAGGCACTGGAAAAAGTCAACGGCAAGGCCGAGGAACTGACCTGGGAAATCTTCCGCGACACATTGATTGAACAAGCCGAGCAGGGCGTCGATTATTTTACGATCCATGCCGGCGTACGTTTGCATCATGTGCCATTGACGGCCAAAAGAATGACCGGCATCGTCTCGCGCGGCGGCTCCATCATGGCGAAGTGGTGTCTGGCGCATCATAAGGAAAGCTTCCTGTACACGCATTTCGAAGAAATCTGCGAAATCATGAAAGCTTATGACGTGTCTTTCTCATTAGGTGACGGTCTGCGTCCGGGCTCAATTTATGATGCCAACGACGCCGCGCAATTCGGCGAACTGGAAACCCTGGGCGAGCTGACTAAAATCGCCTGGAAACACGACGTGCAAACCATGATCGAAGGCCCTGGACACGTGCCTCTGCATATGATCAAGGTCAATATGGACAAGCAGCTCGAAGAATGCGGCGAAGCGCCTTTCTATACCTTGGGGCCTTTGACGACCGATATCGCCCCTGGTTATGACCACATCACCTCGGCGATCGGCGCCGCGACTATCGGCTGGTACGGCTGTGCGATGCTTTGCTATGTCACCCAGAAAGAGCATTTGGGCCTGCCCAATAAGCAAGACGTACGCGAAGGCATCGTAACCTACAAAATTGCCGCGCATGCCGCCGATCTTGCCAAAGGCCATCCCGGCGCGCAGGCGCGCGACAATGCCATGTCCAAGGCGCGCTTTGAATTCCGCTGGGAAGACCAGTTCAACATCGGCCTGGATCCAGAGAAAGCCCGCGAGTTCCATGATGAAACCCTGCCCAAGGAGTCGGCCAAAATCGCGCATTTCTGCTCAATGTGCGGTCCGCATTTTTGCTCAATGAAAATCAGCCAGGATGTACGCGATTATGCGGCTGAAAAAGGCCTTGCCGAAGATGAGGCGCTGGAAAAAGGCATGGATGAGAAATCCAAGCAGTTTGTTGAGGAAGGCGCAGCCATTTATCACAAAATTTAA
- the minC gene encoding septum site-determining protein MinC has protein sequence MSTDPQQTPYLPPALEFKSSTFSVPVLVLFDNDTAIIEQQLQEKVRLAPEFFKNSPLVFDLQELNKQEREIDIDALTKIIRKLNLLPIGIRGGTPQQNQQAIALGIPVHSIHNGNAAAPAETVKQKKTAPEPAPKSEPAMSTLITHPIRSGQRLYAEGDLIILAQVSAGAEIMAEGNIHVYGTLRGRALAGVQGNPEARIFCSDLQAELISIAGTYKISEDLNESVSNKPVQIYLQNENLIIKDL, from the coding sequence ATGTCGACAGACCCTCAACAAACACCTTATCTCCCGCCCGCCCTGGAATTTAAGAGCAGTACATTTTCTGTACCTGTCTTGGTTTTATTCGATAACGATACGGCAATTATCGAGCAGCAACTCCAGGAAAAAGTTCGTCTGGCACCTGAGTTTTTCAAAAATTCACCGCTGGTATTTGACTTGCAGGAACTGAATAAGCAGGAGCGCGAGATTGATATTGATGCACTGACGAAGATCATTCGCAAACTTAATTTGCTGCCGATCGGCATACGCGGCGGCACCCCGCAACAGAACCAGCAGGCCATAGCGCTGGGCATTCCGGTCCATTCAATTCACAACGGCAACGCCGCCGCGCCTGCAGAAACTGTGAAACAGAAAAAAACCGCCCCGGAGCCCGCCCCAAAATCAGAGCCTGCAATGAGTACGCTTATTACTCATCCCATCCGTTCCGGCCAGCGCCTCTATGCCGAGGGAGACCTGATCATTCTGGCCCAGGTCAGCGCTGGTGCCGAGATTATGGCCGAAGGCAATATTCATGTTTACGGAACATTAAGAGGCCGAGCGCTGGCCGGCGTGCAGGGCAATCCGGAAGCGCGCATTTTCTGTTCCGATTTGCAGGCTGAGCTTATTTCGATTGCCGGCACCTACAAAATCAGTGAAGACCTGAACGAATCCGTCAGCAACAAGCCCGTCCAGATCTATTTGCAAAACGAAAATTTGATCATTAAAGATCTTTAA
- the minD gene encoding septum site-determining protein MinD, whose protein sequence is MARIIVVTSGKGGVGKTTTSAAISMGLAKKGFKTAVIDFDVGLRNLDLIMGCERRVVYDFINVMNGEANLNQALIRDKHCDQLYILPASQTRDKDALSIEGVGKVLEELSKDFQYIVCDSPAGIEKGAHLAMYFADDAFIVTNPEVSSVRDSDRMLGLLASKSRRAERNEEPIKEYLLLSRYSPDRVKLGEMLSVKDVQEILSLHLLGVIPESKSVLNASNSGVPVILDEKSDAGQAYADIVARYLGEEKPHRFIDEKKGLFGKLFGGK, encoded by the coding sequence TTGGCAAGAATCATCGTCGTAACATCCGGAAAAGGGGGTGTTGGCAAAACAACAACGAGTGCGGCCATCTCCATGGGGCTTGCAAAAAAAGGCTTTAAAACAGCCGTCATTGATTTCGACGTAGGCTTACGCAACCTAGATTTGATCATGGGTTGTGAACGCCGTGTCGTTTATGACTTTATTAATGTCATGAATGGCGAAGCCAACCTGAACCAGGCATTGATTCGCGATAAACACTGCGACCAGCTTTACATTCTGCCTGCCTCCCAGACGCGCGACAAAGATGCCTTGAGCATCGAAGGCGTAGGCAAGGTATTGGAAGAATTGTCCAAAGATTTCCAGTATATTGTCTGCGATTCCCCGGCCGGCATCGAGAAAGGCGCCCACTTGGCCATGTATTTTGCCGACGACGCCTTTATCGTGACCAACCCGGAGGTTTCCTCGGTTAGAGACTCAGACCGCATGCTAGGGCTTTTGGCGAGCAAATCGCGCCGGGCCGAGCGCAACGAAGAGCCAATTAAAGAGTACCTGCTATTGTCCCGCTACTCGCCGGATCGCGTAAAATTAGGGGAAATGCTCAGCGTAAAAGACGTGCAGGAAATTTTATCCCTGCATTTATTGGGCGTAATTCCGGAGTCAAAATCGGTCTTGAATGCATCAAACTCAGGCGTTCCTGTTATTCTGGATGAAAAAAGCGATGCCGGCCAGGCCTATGCCGATATCGTTGCCCGCTATTTAGGCGAGGAGAAACCCCATCGTTTTATTGATGAGAAAAAAGGTCTTTTCGGGAAGCTTTTCGGGGGTAAATAA
- the minE gene encoding cell division topological specificity factor MinE, with protein sequence MSLLDYFRSNKAKSASVAKERLQILVAHERSSRNQPSYLPQLQKELLEVVRKYINVGQDAISVNFEQDDDQEILELNIVLPDHHTKKS encoded by the coding sequence ATGAGTTTACTCGACTATTTTAGAAGCAATAAGGCCAAATCGGCATCGGTGGCGAAAGAAAGGCTGCAAATTCTGGTGGCTCATGAGCGATCCTCCAGAAACCAGCCCTCTTACCTTCCTCAGTTGCAGAAAGAACTGCTGGAAGTTGTAAGAAAATACATTAACGTGGGGCAGGATGCCATTTCCGTTAATTTTGAACAGGATGACGATCAGGAAATACTTGAATTAAACATCGTATTACCTGATCATCACACTAAGAAGTCTTAA
- a CDS encoding winged helix-turn-helix domain-containing protein, whose protein sequence is MSYTIGEAAGKIWRYLDENGPASVSKVSSETGISKNDIQRAIGWLAKEDKLSIEMKGRAETLSLK, encoded by the coding sequence ATGTCTTATACAATCGGCGAGGCTGCGGGTAAAATCTGGCGTTATTTGGATGAGAATGGGCCCGCCAGCGTATCTAAAGTGTCCTCTGAAACAGGGATCAGCAAAAATGATATTCAACGCGCAATCGGCTGGCTGGCTAAAGAAGACAAGCTATCCATTGAAATGAAAGGCCGCGCTGAAACCCTATCATTGAAATAA
- the mgtE gene encoding magnesium transporter, with product MSATAKQDNNELLLKRMTELLSSGSLNEVRQFIQELYPAEIALLIESLEPEDRKVIWKLIPLNTVGEILVDLHVEVANGLIEITDWQDLTTAVESLESDDLIDLLHTLPEPLLSKVTESIGIQERRRLESALSYDDNTAGGLMSLDVLTVRADMSLDVVLRYLRKRGSMPRATDNLIVVDRNDHFQGVLPLAVLLTKNPHAMVSEVMDFSMSGIPYQMPAGEVALLFEQRDMISAPVVAEDGKVLGRITVDDIVDVIREEADHSLMSMAGLDEEQDIFAPVVTSAKRRAVWLGINLLTAFLASWVIGLFEATLDRIVALAVLMPIVASMGGIAGSQTLTLVIRGLALRQISSINAIRLFRKEIAVGAVNGALWAAVVACVAGIWFQSSSIGLLLGCAMLINLVCAALAGASIPLALQKMGIDPALAGGVLLTTVTDVIGFMAFLGLATLFLM from the coding sequence ATGTCAGCTACTGCAAAACAGGACAATAACGAGCTTCTTCTTAAACGCATGACAGAACTGCTGAGTTCAGGCTCGCTGAACGAAGTCAGGCAGTTTATTCAAGAATTGTATCCCGCGGAAATAGCGCTTTTAATCGAATCGCTGGAGCCTGAAGATCGGAAAGTAATCTGGAAACTGATTCCGCTGAATACGGTTGGAGAGATTCTGGTCGATCTGCATGTCGAGGTGGCGAACGGACTCATAGAAATTACTGACTGGCAAGACCTGACTACCGCAGTGGAAAGTCTGGAGTCGGATGATCTGATCGATCTGCTGCATACACTTCCCGAGCCGCTGCTTTCCAAAGTGACGGAATCGATCGGCATACAGGAAAGGCGTCGCCTGGAATCGGCTTTATCGTATGATGATAATACGGCGGGCGGTTTAATGAGCCTTGATGTCTTAACCGTGCGCGCCGACATGTCGCTGGATGTTGTGCTGCGCTATTTAAGAAAGCGCGGGTCCATGCCCAGAGCGACGGACAATCTGATCGTTGTCGATCGAAATGATCATTTTCAGGGCGTTTTGCCTTTGGCCGTATTGCTGACCAAAAATCCTCATGCCATGGTGTCGGAAGTGATGGATTTCAGCATGAGTGGCATTCCCTACCAGATGCCGGCCGGAGAAGTCGCTTTATTATTTGAGCAGCGCGATATGATTTCCGCGCCTGTTGTCGCTGAAGACGGTAAGGTGCTGGGACGAATCACGGTCGATGATATCGTCGACGTTATTCGCGAGGAGGCGGATCATTCACTGATGAGCATGGCGGGTCTGGATGAAGAGCAGGATATATTTGCCCCCGTGGTGACGAGCGCAAAACGGCGTGCAGTCTGGTTGGGCATTAACCTGCTGACGGCTTTTCTAGCATCCTGGGTTATCGGCTTATTTGAGGCGACCTTGGACCGGATTGTCGCGTTGGCGGTTTTGATGCCTATCGTCGCCAGTATGGGCGGTATTGCCGGAAGTCAGACGCTGACTTTGGTGATACGCGGACTGGCGTTGCGGCAGATCAGCAGCATCAATGCCATAAGGCTGTTTCGAAAGGAAATCGCTGTCGGTGCTGTGAACGGCGCCTTATGGGCGGCTGTCGTTGCCTGCGTTGCAGGGATTTGGTTTCAAAGCAGCAGTATCGGACTATTGCTGGGCTGCGCCATGCTTATCAATCTGGTTTGCGCCGCGTTGGCCGGTGCGAGCATTCCGCTGGCACTGCAAAAGATGGGCATAGATCCTGCCTTGGCAGGTGGTGTGCTATTGACCACGGTTACCGATGTTATTGGCTTTATGGCTTTCCTGGGGCTGGCAACCCTGTTTTTGATGTAG
- the rapZ gene encoding RNase adapter RapZ has product MKLLIVSGLSGSGKSIALETLEDCGYFCIDNLPVTLLEDFINHVMLADKKTYSKTAIGIDARNQSESLLNFSDCLNLIHSKGIDCEIIFMQAEESTLLKRYSETRRRHPLTDFNIPLKEALKIEREMLTPIARHANVVIDTSRTHYHQLRELIKEQIGERNAQYIALQFQSFGFKHGVPLDADFVFDARSLPNPHWIPELRGLTGKDQPVADFLKGESLVAEFFHDITDFLQRWIPRFEAEGRSYLTVAIGCTGGQHRSVYLVDSLAQHFKNCSLNVIVRHRELH; this is encoded by the coding sequence ATGAAACTGTTAATCGTCAGCGGCCTCTCCGGTTCCGGTAAAAGTATCGCGCTAGAAACGCTAGAGGATTGTGGTTATTTCTGTATCGATAATCTTCCGGTCACATTGCTGGAAGACTTTATCAACCACGTCATGCTGGCCGATAAAAAAACTTATAGCAAGACCGCGATCGGCATTGATGCCAGGAACCAGAGCGAAAGCCTGCTCAATTTCTCGGACTGCCTGAATCTGATTCACAGTAAAGGGATAGATTGCGAAATCATATTCATGCAGGCTGAAGAATCGACATTATTGAAGCGTTACAGCGAAACCCGCCGGCGCCATCCGCTGACGGACTTTAATATACCGTTAAAAGAAGCGCTGAAAATTGAAAGGGAAATGCTGACCCCGATTGCCAGGCATGCCAATGTCGTTATCGATACCAGTCGAACGCATTACCATCAGTTGCGGGAGCTGATCAAGGAGCAGATCGGTGAAAGGAATGCCCAATATATTGCCTTACAGTTTCAGTCGTTTGGCTTTAAGCATGGTGTGCCGCTGGATGCTGATTTTGTATTTGATGCCCGCTCTCTGCCAAACCCTCATTGGATCCCGGAATTGCGCGGTTTAACCGGAAAGGATCAGCCGGTAGCGGATTTTCTGAAAGGCGAGTCCTTAGTCGCTGAGTTTTTTCACGATATTACCGATTTTCTTCAACGCTGGATACCTCGTTTTGAAGCAGAAGGGCGGAGTTACTTGACCGTTGCAATCGGATGCACCGGCGGGCAGCACCGATCGGTTTATCTGGTTGATTCATTAGCCCAGCATTTTAAGAATTGTTCTCTGAATGTAATCGTTCGCCATAGAGAATTGCATTAG
- the hpf gene encoding ribosome hibernation-promoting factor, HPF/YfiA family, whose product MQVNITGHHLEITDALKAHVENKFETLARHFDHVTDVHVILSVEKLVQKAEATLQLSGAKLFAEDEQEDMYSAIDNMVDKLDRQIIKHKEKIGSHR is encoded by the coding sequence ATGCAAGTTAATATAACAGGCCATCATCTTGAAATAACTGATGCGTTGAAAGCGCACGTAGAAAACAAATTTGAAACGCTGGCGCGTCATTTTGACCATGTGACTGATGTCCATGTTATTTTGAGCGTTGAAAAATTAGTCCAGAAAGCCGAAGCCACCTTGCAGCTGAGCGGTGCAAAACTGTTTGCTGAAGATGAGCAGGAAGACATGTACTCAGCCATCGATAATATGGTTGACAAGCTGGATCGCCAGATTATCAAGCATAAAGAAAAAATCGGAAGCCATAGATAA
- a CDS encoding RNA polymerase factor sigma-54 → MKQSLHLRLGQQLTMTPQLQQAIRLLQLSTLDLQQEIQQALESNIMLEVSEEESGAPDAEPASEKKIDNSDLQTSEGSQTDIPEELPLEYSWDDVYDSVMTAGAGSSDDSAEFEPQRSKSSTLLDHLLWQLELTRFSERDHAIAMAIIDAVDEVGYLRTSLDDIFQGLQAQLEDLDFDEVKAVLHRVQNFDPAGVAAVDLSDCLKIQLQQLPDSMPFKEEALALVSRHLDLLASHDQSKLMRRLGVTERQLEAIIALIRTLDPKPGARIQDAESEYVIPDVYVTKQNGTWHVHLNPDIAPKLRINPFYSSLIKRSDNSKDNAAMKDHLQEARWFIKSLHSRNDTLLRVARCIVEKQPAFLEHGPIAMKPMVLRDIAEELELHESTISRVTTQKYMHTPNGIVEFKYFFSSHVSTESGGECSATAIRAFIKELIGNENPARPLSDSKIADLLKEKGINVARRTVAKYREAMLISPSSQRKRIL, encoded by the coding sequence ATGAAACAATCCTTACATCTTCGGCTTGGCCAGCAACTGACTATGACGCCGCAATTGCAGCAGGCGATCAGATTGTTGCAATTGTCGACTCTGGATCTGCAGCAGGAAATACAGCAGGCGCTGGAATCCAATATAATGCTGGAGGTCAGCGAAGAAGAAAGCGGGGCGCCGGATGCAGAGCCGGCGTCCGAAAAGAAAATTGATAATTCGGACCTGCAGACCAGCGAAGGCTCGCAAACCGATATTCCGGAGGAATTGCCGCTGGAATATTCCTGGGATGATGTTTATGACAGCGTGATGACTGCGGGGGCCGGTTCTTCTGATGATTCCGCTGAATTTGAACCGCAGCGCAGCAAGTCCTCAACGCTATTGGATCATTTACTATGGCAATTGGAGTTGACCCGTTTTTCCGAGCGTGATCACGCCATCGCCATGGCTATTATCGACGCGGTGGATGAGGTCGGCTATCTGAGAACCAGCCTGGATGACATCTTTCAGGGCCTGCAGGCGCAGTTGGAAGATCTTGATTTCGATGAAGTTAAGGCAGTATTGCACCGCGTGCAGAATTTTGATCCGGCAGGCGTTGCGGCGGTTGATTTAAGCGATTGCCTGAAAATACAGCTGCAACAATTGCCGGACTCAATGCCTTTTAAGGAAGAGGCGCTGGCTCTCGTTTCGCGGCATCTGGATTTGTTGGCTTCGCATGACCAATCAAAGCTGATGCGCCGATTAGGCGTCACAGAGCGCCAGCTGGAGGCGATCATTGCATTGATCCGGACTTTGGATCCCAAGCCCGGCGCGCGCATACAGGATGCCGAGTCCGAATATGTGATCCCTGATGTCTATGTGACTAAACAGAACGGCACATGGCATGTGCATCTTAATCCGGACATTGCGCCCAAGCTGCGCATAAATCCTTTTTATTCGTCGCTGATCAAAAGATCCGACAACAGCAAAGACAACGCGGCCATGAAGGATCACTTGCAGGAGGCCAGATGGTTTATCAAGAGCCTGCACAGTCGTAATGATACATTGCTGCGCGTGGCGCGCTGTATCGTGGAAAAACAGCCGGCGTTTCTTGAGCATGGCCCTATAGCGATGAAGCCCATGGTGCTCAGAGATATTGCCGAGGAACTGGAATTGCATGAGTCAACCATATCCCGCGTGACGACGCAGAAATACATGCATACGCCGAACGGTATCGTCGAATTCAAATATTTCTTTTCCAGTCATGTGTCGACGGAAAGCGGCGGAGAATGTTCAGCTACAGCTATCAGGGCATTTATTAAAGAATTAATCGGAAATGAAAATCCGGCAAGACCGTTAAGCGATAGTAAAATAGCGGATTTATTAAAGGAAAAAGGCATTAATGTGGCGAGAAGGACCGTTGCCAAGTATCGTGAAGCGATGTTGATTTCACCATCCAGTCAGAGAAAGCGCATTTTATAG
- the lptB gene encoding LPS export ABC transporter ATP-binding protein, producing the protein MAKLAAKQLIKNYNKRNVVNGVSLHVNTGEVVGLLGPNGAGKTTSFYMMVGLIKADEGQIMLDSHDLTHHPMHLRAQLGIGYLPQEPSVFRKLSVADNLRAVLQIRSDLTKGQAELVIEELLQEFHILHLRDQIAVGLSGGERRRVEIARALATNPQFILLDEPFAGVDPISVEDIRKIIEHLKYRGIGVLITEHNVRETLSICDRAYILADGRVIAEGGAAAIVANQEVRKVYLGDNFSL; encoded by the coding sequence ATGGCTAAATTAGCAGCAAAACAGCTGATTAAAAATTACAACAAGCGCAATGTGGTCAACGGTGTGTCATTGCATGTCAATACTGGAGAAGTCGTCGGCTTGCTGGGGCCTAACGGGGCCGGTAAAACGACCAGTTTCTATATGATGGTGGGCCTGATTAAGGCCGATGAAGGCCAGATTATGCTGGACTCGCATGATTTGACGCATCATCCCATGCACTTAAGGGCGCAATTGGGCATCGGTTATTTGCCGCAGGAGCCTTCGGTGTTCCGCAAGCTGAGCGTGGCTGATAATTTGCGCGCCGTATTGCAGATTCGTTCCGATTTAACCAAGGGGCAGGCTGAACTGGTGATAGAAGAGTTGCTGCAGGAGTTTCATATCCTGCATCTGCGCGACCAGATTGCCGTGGGGCTGTCCGGCGGAGAGCGCCGGCGCGTTGAAATTGCCAGGGCATTGGCCACCAATCCGCAATTTATATTGCTCGATGAACCTTTCGCCGGTGTTGATCCGATTTCGGTAGAGGATATCAGAAAGATCATTGAGCATTTAAAATATCGGGGCATCGGCGTATTGATTACCGAACATAATGTCAGAGAAACATTAAGTATTTGTGATCGAGCGTATATACTTGCTGATGGCAGGGTGATTGCGGAAGGCGGAGCGGCAGCCATCGTTGCCAATCAGGAAGTACGAAAAGTTTATTTAGGCGATAACTTTAGTCTTTAA
- the lptA gene encoding lipopolysaccharide transport periplasmic protein LptA: MKRNKKTAIFCCFTLFLGLYSSASMALESDSEQPITIDSNTATYDDSKAISTYTGNVVSIQGSIKVNSDKLVVYFVDGDAEKLVFTGNKAKFRQKPSEGEEDITGEAMIGEYYPKKNLLILIDDATVWQGNATYSSKLIEYDSKNSVVRAGEKSSDSKRVRVILKPKPKEAKQ, encoded by the coding sequence ATGAAACGAAATAAAAAAACGGCAATTTTTTGCTGCTTTACCCTATTCTTAGGTTTGTACAGCTCCGCCTCCATGGCGCTGGAAAGTGACTCCGAGCAGCCAATCACGATAGATTCCAATACGGCGACTTATGACGACAGTAAAGCCATAAGCACTTACACTGGCAACGTGGTTTCCATTCAGGGCAGTATTAAGGTCAATTCCGATAAGTTGGTGGTTTATTTTGTCGATGGCGATGCCGAAAAACTGGTGTTTACAGGCAACAAGGCAAAATTCAGACAAAAGCCCAGCGAGGGCGAGGAAGATATCACCGGTGAAGCGATGATCGGCGAGTATTATCCTAAAAAAAACCTGCTGATCCTGATCGATGACGCGACAGTCTGGCAGGGCAACGCCACTTATTCCAGCAAATTGATCGAATACGACAGTAAAAATTCGGTCGTCAGGGCCGGCGAAAAGTCTTCCGACTCAAAGCGCGTGCGCGTCATACTGAAACCGAAACCCAAAGAAGCTAAGCAATAA
- the lptC gene encoding LPS export ABC transporter periplasmic protein LptC: MSWWLVKLTGLDELRAPVPPHSPDYFSTGYTKWEMNEAGKLKNKLLADKMTHYSDDGTTHLEKPVMFFHKEKTPPWVVKSETGVLSADGKDLLLAGKVRVERAKGEGVNQLIINTSNVRVKPETSYAETDEWAELISPPNVTTGTGMKLVFSNPINIKLLANVRGKYETK, encoded by the coding sequence ATGAGCTGGTGGCTGGTTAAATTGACCGGACTGGATGAGCTACGGGCTCCGGTTCCGCCTCACAGCCCCGATTATTTCAGCACGGGCTATACAAAGTGGGAAATGAATGAAGCAGGCAAGTTAAAAAATAAATTGCTTGCCGATAAAATGACGCACTACAGCGATGACGGCACAACGCATTTGGAAAAGCCCGTGATGTTTTTTCATAAGGAGAAAACGCCGCCCTGGGTCGTCAAATCGGAAACCGGCGTTTTATCCGCCGATGGCAAGGATTTGCTGCTGGCGGGAAAGGTCCGCGTCGAAAGAGCCAAGGGCGAGGGCGTTAACCAGCTTATCATCAACACTTCCAATGTCAGAGTTAAGCCGGAAACGAGTTATGCGGAAACTGATGAATGGGCGGAACTGATCAGCCCGCCCAATGTGACTACGGGTACCGGCATGAAACTTGTTTTTTCCAACCCGATTAATATTAAATTGCTCGCTAATGTGCGAGGAAAGTATGAAACGAAATAA
- the kdsC gene encoding 3-deoxy-manno-octulosonate-8-phosphatase KdsC: MTETGQMQAVLEKAKKLKLLILDVDGVLTDGKLFFDNEGNEYKAFHSRDGHGIKLLRQTGVEVAVISGRKSNSVALRMKNLGIEYVYQGHENKIAAFNEIIEKSGIMPDQAAHVGDDLLDLPIMTRVGLAIAVDDANFVVKQHADWCTTLPGGHGAVREVCDLIMQAQGRFEDVVNAYLK, from the coding sequence ATGACAGAAACAGGACAAATGCAGGCCGTGCTGGAAAAGGCCAAAAAGCTGAAACTCCTGATCCTGGATGTGGATGGCGTTTTAACTGACGGCAAGCTTTTTTTTGACAATGAAGGCAATGAATATAAAGCCTTTCATTCGCGCGATGGGCACGGCATCAAGTTGCTGCGGCAAACCGGCGTGGAAGTCGCCGTTATTTCAGGACGCAAATCAAACTCGGTAGCGCTGCGCATGAAAAACCTGGGCATCGAATATGTCTACCAAGGCCATGAAAACAAAATTGCCGCGTTCAATGAAATTATCGAGAAATCGGGGATAATGCCGGACCAGGCGGCTCATGTAGGCGATGACTTGCTGGATCTGCCGATCATGACTCGAGTCGGTCTTGCAATTGCGGTTGACGATGCGAATTTTGTCGTCAAGCAGCATGCTGATTGGTGCACGACTTTGCCAGGCGGACACGGCGCGGTCAGGGAAGTTTGCGACCTGATCATGCAGGCTCAGGGACGCTTTGAAGACGTTGTGAATGCTTATCTGAAATGA